A region from the Bactrocera dorsalis isolate Fly_Bdor chromosome 1, ASM2337382v1, whole genome shotgun sequence genome encodes:
- the LOC105230746 gene encoding protein drumstick yields MFAVMRIDNDDCRSDFRRKMRPKCEFICKYCQRRFTKPYNLMIHERTHKSPEITYSCEVCGKYFKQRDNLRQHRCSQCVWR; encoded by the exons ATGTTCGCTGTAATGAGAATCGACAACGATGACTGCCGGTCGGATTTCCGCCGCAAGATGCGTCCAAAGTGTGAGTTCATTTGCAAGTACTGCCAGCGGCGTTTCACCAAACCCTACAATCTGATGATTCACGAGCGCACCCACAAATCACCCGAGATAACGTACTCCTGCGAGGTCTGCGGCAAATACTTCAAGCAACGCGACAACCTGCGTCAACACAG ATGTAGTCAATGTGTTTGGCGATAA